In Symbiobacterium terraclitae, a single window of DNA contains:
- a CDS encoding DUF47 domain-containing protein — MMLFGNIRSQQFYELLRQATENAAQAAAMLGRLLEDPALFSELGPAIKDLESKGDELTHSLFERINKTFATPLERGDLAALGVAIDSVVDAMEAAAARIGIYRVQNSDKHFRAFAQILRAQATELVAAIDLLAGGKLFDIGERIRQINTLENHGDDELRLALSELYDQAASDPIRFVTMKEIYETLEEATDQVETVANTLEGVIMKRA; from the coding sequence ATGATGCTGTTTGGGAACATCAGGAGCCAGCAGTTCTACGAGCTGCTCCGGCAGGCCACGGAGAACGCCGCGCAGGCAGCCGCCATGCTGGGCAGGCTGCTGGAGGACCCCGCGCTGTTTTCCGAACTGGGGCCGGCGATCAAGGACCTGGAGTCAAAGGGTGACGAGCTCACCCATAGCCTTTTTGAGCGGATCAACAAGACCTTCGCCACCCCTCTGGAGCGGGGGGACCTGGCGGCGCTGGGCGTGGCCATCGACTCCGTCGTCGACGCGATGGAGGCGGCAGCCGCACGCATCGGCATCTACCGTGTACAGAACAGCGACAAGCACTTCCGGGCCTTCGCCCAGATCCTGCGGGCACAGGCCACCGAACTGGTCGCGGCCATCGACCTGCTGGCCGGCGGCAAGCTCTTCGACATCGGCGAGCGCATCCGGCAGATCAACACGCTGGAGAACCACGGCGACGACGAGCTCCGGCTGGCGCTTTCCGAGCTGTACGACCAGGCCGCGTCCGACCCGATCCGGTTCGTGACGATGAAGGAGATCTACGAGACGCTGGAAGAGGCCACGGACCAGGTGGAGACCGTGGCCAACACCCTGGAAGGCGTCATCATGAAGCGGGCCTGA
- a CDS encoding putative ABC transporter permease subunit, with product MRNVWPLLRVQLIQSLRGGIERMSGTRSRLGLLLIPLLVLAFIPFLTMMTVGYIGLYQGLKLFGRPELTLTVALTAGQLLCLVFGVFYVISVFYFSKDLKHLIPLPLRPGEIALAKLATIIMGEYLTMAPVVVPALAVYGALADVGPLYIPFAVLIFLMLPVVPLVLSALFSLVLMRVTNLRRNRDLFRVFGALIGIGFALVMQFANRFQQGSVGAADIQRIIEQQQPLVQGFSRWAVTSVWGTQALQAGSPALGIPAFLLFTGTVAAALALLVVGAERLFFGGLLGGDESASSGRRVSRSDLAQKSGQVRTPLGALLLREIRLLNRTPSFLMSGVVAPLLIPIFAFIPLASAGGPFQELDFSRFANAPWTPVVLLGILLFVNSASSIPTSAISREGRWFWISRSLPVPPRLQIHAKLLHCMLFILFNIVVLATGMAWLGLATPRNLAVVVVGGLLTGALSGYTGLLIDVMRPHLDWTDPQQAMKGNYNSLLALLANTGISLVTILAAYLIYLVARPAFLPALMALLAVETWILGRVVGDLADIRYTQYEH from the coding sequence ATGAGGAACGTTTGGCCACTGCTGCGGGTGCAGCTGATCCAGAGCCTGCGGGGCGGCATCGAGCGCATGTCCGGCACCCGGTCCCGCTTGGGACTCCTCCTGATCCCGCTGCTCGTCCTTGCCTTCATCCCGTTCCTGACCATGATGACGGTGGGGTACATCGGTCTGTATCAGGGCCTGAAGCTGTTCGGGCGGCCCGAGCTCACGCTCACCGTCGCCCTCACGGCGGGCCAGCTGCTCTGCCTGGTCTTCGGCGTGTTCTACGTCATCTCCGTCTTCTACTTCAGCAAGGATCTGAAGCACCTGATCCCGCTCCCCCTGCGGCCCGGCGAGATCGCCCTGGCGAAGCTGGCCACGATCATCATGGGCGAGTACCTCACCATGGCCCCGGTGGTGGTGCCCGCACTGGCAGTCTATGGCGCGCTGGCCGACGTGGGCCCGCTCTACATTCCGTTTGCGGTGCTCATCTTCCTCATGCTGCCGGTGGTGCCCCTCGTGCTGTCGGCGCTCTTCAGCCTCGTGCTGATGCGCGTCACCAACCTGCGCCGCAACCGGGACCTCTTCCGGGTATTCGGCGCGCTGATCGGCATCGGCTTCGCGCTCGTCATGCAGTTCGCGAACCGCTTCCAGCAGGGTAGCGTGGGTGCGGCCGACATCCAGCGGATCATCGAGCAGCAGCAGCCGCTGGTGCAGGGCTTCTCCCGCTGGGCGGTCACTTCGGTGTGGGGAACGCAGGCCCTGCAGGCGGGCAGCCCCGCGCTCGGCATCCCGGCCTTCCTCCTCTTCACCGGCACCGTTGCGGCTGCCCTCGCCCTTCTCGTCGTCGGCGCGGAGCGGCTCTTCTTCGGCGGGCTCCTGGGGGGCGACGAGAGCGCATCGTCCGGCCGCCGGGTGAGCCGGTCCGACCTCGCCCAGAAGTCGGGGCAGGTGCGCACCCCGCTCGGCGCACTCCTGCTCAGGGAGATCCGGCTGCTCAACCGGACCCCCTCCTTCCTGATGTCCGGCGTGGTCGCACCCCTGCTGATCCCCATCTTCGCCTTCATCCCGCTGGCTAGCGCCGGCGGACCCTTCCAGGAGCTGGACTTCTCCCGCTTCGCCAACGCGCCCTGGACGCCGGTGGTGCTGCTGGGCATCCTGCTTTTCGTCAACTCCGCCTCGTCGATCCCGACCTCGGCCATCAGCCGCGAGGGGCGCTGGTTCTGGATCAGCCGTTCGCTGCCCGTGCCGCCCCGGCTGCAGATCCACGCCAAGCTGCTGCACTGCATGCTCTTCATCCTGTTCAACATCGTGGTGCTCGCCACGGGCATGGCCTGGCTCGGGCTGGCCACCCCGCGCAACCTGGCCGTGGTCGTGGTGGGCGGCCTCCTCACCGGCGCCCTCTCCGGCTACACCGGGCTGCTGATCGACGTGATGCGGCCCCACCTCGACTGGACCGACCCCCAGCAGGCGATGAAGGGCAACTACAACTCCCTGCTGGCCCTGCTGGCCAACACGGGGATCTCCCTGGTCACCATCCTCGCAGCCTACCTGATCTACCTCGTCGCCCGCCCCGCCTTCCTCCCGGCCCTCATGGCCCTGCTGGCCGTCGAGACCTGGATCCTGGGCCGGGTCGTCGGGGACCTGGCAGACATCCGCTATACGCAGTACGAGCACTGA
- a CDS encoding DUF2905 domain-containing protein: MGRTLMTIGALLLVVGGAVALIERFLPGLGRLPGDIVVRRGNFTFYFPVATSLLLSLGLTLLFWLFQRLGR, encoded by the coding sequence ATGGGACGCACGCTGATGACCATCGGGGCGCTGCTGCTGGTCGTGGGCGGAGCGGTGGCCCTGATCGAGCGCTTCCTGCCCGGCCTGGGGCGGCTGCCCGGAGACATCGTCGTCCGTCGGGGAAACTTCACCTTCTACTTCCCGGTGGCCACCAGCCTCCTGCTCAGCCTGGGCCTGACCCTGCTGTTCTGGCTCTTCCAGCGGCTTGGAAGGTAG